The genomic DNA gctgAGGGATCCCGGGACCCGCGGCCCCTCCGACCCCTCCGGCCCCGCTCACCTCCGGCCGCGGCCCCGCTCGGCTCCGGCCCCGctcggccccggccccgctcggcTCAGCCTGACGCCGTCAccggcgccgccgcctcccgcccccGCGCGTCATCGCTCGCTGCCGCtcccaagatggcggcggcggcgggcgcgctGCGGCGCGCGGGCTGGCGGCTGTGGCGGGGCCGCGCGGGTGAGGGGCGGGGgcgcgcgggggggggggcgtgcTCGGGACCGGGACCgcgccgggcggggccgggcggggcagGTGAGGTGAAGGGCAGGtgaagggcagggcaggtgaCGGGCAGGGCAGGTGACGGGCAGGGCAGGTGACGGGCAGGGCAGGTGACGGGCAGGAGCGCCGCGCCGcgggggcgctgcggggccgcggggcacggcccgggcccgggcccggggCTGGTTGCAGTTGCAGGCTCCGCTGGAGCCGTGGCTGGAGGTCCCGGGCGGGCTGGGAGGCTGGAGGGTGATCTGGGTGAGCACAGGACCCTGGTGAAGGGGCCGTGGGGCCTGGTGTGAGGAGAGCCCGCCGCCAGCCCCTCACACGgccctgaagctgctccaggagggAGCCGGATTGGGGCTGGGGAGTGTTTTTGGGGGAGGATTTGTTAAAAGTGGGAGCCATGCAGCTCTagcttattaaaaaaccccaaacctcacTGCGATTAAATTAAAGTTTCTCACAGAGTAGGTGTAATTGAAAGCTGTGTTGCCTTTGAGTCACCTGAGGAACGTGTCTGGTGATCCGCCTGCTGTATCGGTTAAGACTGTTGCTCTCTGGAGTGTCACTTGTCTCCTGCCCGAGCCCAGGGGTCAGAGCCTcccccagctcttctccttcgTCAGGGCCCGAAAGGAGAGAGGCCACGCTGCGGGGAACACACATGTGTCTGCCCAGTTTCCAGTCCAAGATTGGAAACTCCTTTTCATGTGCACTACAGCTGTGCCGTTCTTTTcctcacaaaacatttttcctttattttaatcaaGTAAATGTGAGCTCAGCTGAGAGGGGGGAAGTATGAAAAAAGACTCTGCAAGTTCCTGTTCTTTGCAGCTGTcttgaccacaactctcttcTTCACCTTGATTTCCCATGACTTCCTCTTGCTGGAGGGAGGCATCTAACTCTCCTGGTTTCCCTTTCAGTGCTCAggtcccagctctccccaccACAGCGTCCTCTCCAGGcctcagctgtgctgaggagaGTCTCCGAGGAGCAGAAGGAGCCATGGGCGTCTTCCTCTCAGCAGCAGTTGGATTCACACCCAGCTGATCCTCACCCTGAACGGGAGCCTCGGGGCCCCCGCCCCAGGTAACTCACTGCCGGCAGCGGGATCGGAAGGCTTTGCTTTCCCAAAACTCACTTGTGAAGCTGGGAGACAGTGAGATCCTGAGCTAACGGAGCCCCAGACTGCAGGAGAGCTGGTTTGCTGTGACCATGCAGATTCAACTGTCTGCCTTGGAGACAGGATGGGACTTGTGTTCAAGAGGGGACCTCTCTGGCCTGCAAAGCACAAGCCTTGGCTTCTGgatttttctgtaaatttaCGCAAAATATGGATGGTATCTTGTCCATTTGGCTGTAACTGTACAGACCCCTTCAGAAAAGCATACAGTTTAGCTTTCCTGTAAAGGAGGGGGAATCAGAGGCTGATTGCTCTCCAGACAGGCACCTAGGTTGACCTCtcccttatttttctcttatccTCTCATGGCAGAGGTTCATTAAGAATCCTTTTTCTGGAGAGGGAAGGATTTTACAGGAGGAGGTGAGATGTATGCCAAGGGAGCATATCTCGAGGCATGGCAGGGAGCGAGGGGCAGAGCCCAGGTGGCTGGTGGTTGATGGTGACCTTCCCCTCACTCTACCAATACCTTCTCATAGTTACACTGGCCAGGGCGGCCAGGAGTCTGAGGACTATGAGAGcgaggagcagctgcagcatcGAATCCTCACAGCAGCGCTGGAGTTTGTGCCTGAACATGGCTGGACTGCAGAAGCCATTGCAGAGGGAGCCAAGGTATGTGGGGAGAGAAGCAACGGACCACTGGAAAACTGAATGAAGCTGAAGTCCAAGGACAGCCAGGCCTGCATGCTTCCCCCACATACTCTTGGGCCATGCACCCTAGTCACCTGGTAGCAGCCAGGAATGTGTCCCAGCTACTCCAAGATAACCCTGTCAGAGATAAACCAAGGCACAGTGTAGAGGAGTGATCCTAATGAGAGCAAAACATGCACAGCATAAGCTTTTCAATGCAgtgttgcttttgtttaaatacatttaGATTTGTTCATGCAATAAATCCAACATGTTTCCTGTCTGGGTGCTGTGGAGCAGTGTATGACCCGGTCTGtgcttctccctccttccctgcagaccCTGGGTCtctctgttgctgctgcagggatgtttCACAGCGATGGCAGTGAACTGATCTTGCACTTTGTGTCTCAGTGCAACACCAAACtgtctgagctgctggagcaggagcaaaaACTAGTGCAGCTGGGCGAAGCTGAGTGAGTATTGGGTATGAAAAGGCACCTCCCTTGGTGGACTTTGGGGACTGGATAGACAGGGAGGTCTCTGGGGACACAGATtaagtaaaaaatgtaatttacccaaataaaaatattttcccaggcACAGGCTTGAACTGGAGGCACAAAGAATACATTATACTTTGGATATCTATTGCTCAGGCAGGGAAAAGAGGGATATTTCAGGGTCAGAAAAGAGTTTAACTTGGATGttcttcatgtttattttggtttcctCCCCCAGGAAGAAGCCTACAGATCAATTCCTGAGGGATGCTGTGGAAGCCAGGCTGAGGATGCTGATTCCATATATTGACAAATGGCCCCAGGTATCAAATGAGTAGCAAgattgtctctttttttttgtgtgcaatTTAAACACCCTGCAGCCTTCATTGTTGTCTCCACCAGAGTAGTTCGAGGTTGTAAATGAAACCTGGGCTGGTTTAACATGGTTCATACCCCTCAAGAGGAGAGCAGCCTTGGAACGTGGCAGTTAAAGGTGTCCTGTTTCTTGCCATTCTGGAAAGGCAAACCTCCACCCACCTGGGATCCCCTGGGCATAACCTGTGTCCTCTCTGCAGTGTCACTGCAATTCAGGCTCCTTGCAGTGTTCCTCTGCCCACACCAGTATTGTTCAAGGCCTAGAAAGGCAGAACTGCTGCCTCGCTGCAAGGAGCTGCCAGTGACAGACCCTTGGCAACCTGAGGACAGACCTGGGAACTGAGAGTGCTCCGTGCTTCAAAATTCAGATTTGAGCCTCAGGCCTTTCTTCCCAGGGTGGAAAGGGACTTGGACTGTGGCCTCAGGAACAAGCAGAGTTCCCAACCTTGGGCCGCCCAGTCAGCTGTTGTCTGGGCTCACCACTGGcctctgggcagctgcagccagctcttGCAGACCCAGGATGGGATTCCTGGGTTTGTTCCTGTCTTCTGAAGGATGTGGGTGGTTTGTGACCCACCTGGCACTGTTACTAGGTTCAAAGGCTGCAGAGTCCCAGCAGAGCCATTACGGTTGCTCTCTCCTTGGGGGCTGCTTGAAGTTCAAAGTCAAGTTCAGAGACAGGAGAGGTTTGACTCCCTGCCTGTAGGGCCCAGCTCAGGGGTGAGtcagcccagcctgggctgttTCCCTGCCTGGAGAGGGAGGCAGCTCAGGAGGGACAGCcctggtgctggagctgagctgggagctctgggctccagcatGGGCTGAGGCCTGAGCCCAGCTGCCACACATCACATTCCCCACAAATCCTGCTGCTTGGAAAGATGGGTGCTAGCTGGAAGAGCAGGGAGGACTTGTCATGGGGAGCTGGAGGTGAGTCAGCAGCAACAGGGAAGAGATAACACAGCAAAGCAGTGCTGGTCTGCTTTGGTGCTGTGTCCTTCCTCCCACTCTTCCATGTATCTGTGCTTCCTTGGCAGGCTCTGAGCATCCTGTTGCTCCCACACAACATCCCAACCAGCCTCAGCCTCCTCACCAGCATGATCGATGACATCTGGCACTATGCTGGAGACCAGTCCACAGATGTAAGTCCTTGTGCTGGGCAGACTGGCTGGCTGGAGCAGGCACCAGGCCATGGCCCCTGAAATGAGCCTCTTGCTgaacaaggaaaacattttcaggagCACTCAAGGGTCCTTGTAAGCTAGTTTCATTTCCAAAGAGACTAAGGAGCCAGTGGGACTAAATGCAGATTAAAGCTAGTGTGTTTAGTGCAGATCAAAAGGACCTGCTTTCCTAGAGTCATAAGTGCTCTTTTTTTAGAAGAGACAAACAAAATTGCTGAGATTTTGAGATGAAGCAGTTGATGCAGCAGTGAGTgagcagcctggctctgtcaGAGCACCTTCTtctgccaccaccagcagcatttACAGATTTGACTTGAAAACCTTTAAAGAACCTACCTAAAGATGCCAGTAGCTTATTAAAGCTTTCATCTTTCTGGcaggaaataaaagggaaattaTAGCTTTAATTAAAGCAATTAATACATTACTTTAATTCATCTAAAGGGATTAATCTAGGGAGAGATGGAAAAAGCTAAATGAACCATTTTAACAAACTACTTGAATAAGCTTCTTTTATCTGAGAGAGAAGCTACTCCAGTGAAAAATAAGTAAGATGACAGATAAATTAAAGGAATAAACCAGAAGAGAACTGAAAGTCTGTGATTGTGTCAGGAACTGCAGATCTCTTGTGCGTTATGAAAGTCAAATGGAGGTGTTAGAGATGGTGTCTGTGCTGAGCTGTTCCTGAAGTCTCCTCATGGATGCAGGGAGGGAATAGAGGTGATGAGGTTTGTCTGTTGTTGGCACCTCCTGCCTGCTAGGAAGAGTTCTTCTGGGCAGTTGGGGTGCTGAGCCTGCTCCTGCTTTCCCAGGCAAGGGGTTTATCATTGCTCCCCGTGCTGGGGAGGGTGTGCCCCTGGCTCACAGACCAGCTTGGGTGTTTTATCAGAGCAAGAGGAGAATTAACAGACAGAATTTGTTCTCAGGCACCTGAGGTGCAGCTGCAGGTGGCAACATCCCTCCTGTTTCTCCCCTCCTCAAAGCCTGCAGGTCCTGCTGTAGACAGCAGAGCTTTCCAGCCAActgttgttttcaaaatcaaggccagtgttttaatttctctgttgctttgtAATTCTGAGTGGAACAACTAGCATTTATTACAGGTACCTGAGTACTTTAATCACAGTAATAGCAGCACATGAAGCTGAAGACTCATTTTAAATTCTCCTTTCCTGTTCTGACTGCTGAGGTGCACTCAGGTCccacttttttctctctctctgtcatgTCACACCCTGGCAGTTTAACTGGTACACTCGTCGGGCTGTGCTCACTGGCATCTACAACACCACGGAGCTGGTGATGATGCAGGATTCATCCCCTGACTTCGAGGACACTTGGCGCTTCCTGGAAAACCGCGTAGCTGACGCCATGAACATGGGCAACACGGCGAGCCAGGTAGGGGAGCCTGAGGGGCACACtgcatccctgctccccagaTCCCTTAGGATCCACACATAGGAAcgtggtgagaccctggcccaggttgcccagggaagctgtggctgccccatccctggcagtgttgaagggcaggttggatggggcttggagcaacctgggctggtgggaggtgtccctgcccatgcaggggggttggactagatgatttttaaggtcctttccaacccaaaccagtctgggattctgggattgTGCGCAGCCTGAACTGGCCTTTCTATCACACAGATCATGTACACCACCATCAGGCTGGGGATTGCACAAACGTGGTTGATGCAACATCAGCAAATGCTGTTGTATTTTCTAGTAAAATGAGGTGTCAGTTCCCTCTCAGACTGGCCCCGTGCTCAGGAGACATTTACTCCCAGGAAATCTCTGGCAGTGTGTCTGGCTATCATTTGTCTGCAGAGCTTGGCTTCTGTCAGCACCTTTTTGTAGCAAATCTGTTGTGTGTTAGGTCTGTGTTTGGGTGGCCACAAGTGtaactgcagaagaaagcagaaggtgGTGTTCTCCTTGTGTCCCCTAGGTGCAGTCGACTGGAGAAGCGCTGGTCCAGGGCCTGATGGGAGCTGCTGTCACTGTAAGTAAAACTGAAACCAGCAGGGCTGCAAGGGCAGAATCGGTTTCTGTTCCCTTTCATGCTGAATGTCAGCACAT from Apus apus isolate bApuApu2 chromosome 11, bApuApu2.pri.cur, whole genome shotgun sequence includes the following:
- the COQ9 gene encoding ubiquinone biosynthesis protein COQ9, mitochondrial, whose amino-acid sequence is MAAAAGALRRAGWRLWRGRAVLRSQLSPPQRPLQASAVLRRVSEEQKEPWASSSQQQLDSHPADPHPEREPRGPRPSYTGQGGQESEDYESEEQLQHRILTAALEFVPEHGWTAEAIAEGAKTLGLSVAAAGMFHSDGSELILHFVSQCNTKLSELLEQEQKLVQLGEAEKKPTDQFLRDAVEARLRMLIPYIDKWPQALSILLLPHNIPTSLSLLTSMIDDIWHYAGDQSTDFNWYTRRAVLTGIYNTTELVMMQDSSPDFEDTWRFLENRVADAMNMGNTASQVQSTGEALVQGLMGAAVTIKNLAGLNQRR